From Streptomyces sp. SAI-135:
CCGTTCGGCGCGCTCGCGCAGGTGCCGGGCGAGCGCGCGGTCGAGTCTGCGCAGCACCCCCTGGAGGTCGGGCTCGTCGTGCACGGCCTCACGGAAACTGCCGAGGACCGCGGCGGCGGTGCCGATGGCGGCGAGGCCGTGGCCGCGGACGTCCCCCATGACGACCCGCACTCCGTGTTCGGTGGCGACGGCCTCGTACAGGTCGCCGCCGATGGTGGCACCCCGGTCGGCGGACATCTGGGCCGCGGCGACGGTCAGCCCGTCGATGTGCGGGGGCAACGGCCGCAGCAGCACGCTCTGGGCGGCACCCGCGACCTGGCGGGCCTGCCGCAGCTCGCGCAGCAGGGTGCGCCGCACATGGAGGATCAGTCCGGTGCCCACCGCGAAGAACACGGCACTGGTGACGGCCCGCGCACCCATGCCGTTCTGCTGCGCGAGCGGACAGGTCAGCTTGTAGGTGATCGCGACGGCACCCCACATGGTGGGCAGCCCCATCGAGAGCACACGGCGCAGCGACCCCCGCCGGGGAACCGCAGCCTTGAAGCACATCATGCCGATGGCCCCCCAACTAGGCCCTGCACACGCAATCGGACCGGCCTCGAGAGGCCGGTCCGATTCTGTCGAGCAGATGGCCCAGATGGGCCAGATCACCGGGAGAACTCACCCTATCGAGTGAGGTGACCGGATATGGGGGGTGTGCGGGCGCAGCCCCACACCCCACCAGGGGCGCGGGGAACTGCACGACAAGCCACGACGGAGCCGCAGCCGCCGGACGCCCGAAGCCCCCACGGCGACTAGGCCCTCAGCACTGCCCCGGTCCGCTCCCCCGCAAGGGCAACCGCCGCGTCCCGAGCCGCGGAAGCCTCATCCACGGTCAGAGTCCGATCCCCGGCCCGGAACCGGAGCGCGTACGCCAGCGACTTCTTGCCGTCGCCGAGCTGCTCCTCGTTCTCGTACACGTCGAACAGCCGGATGCCCTCCAGGAGTTCACCCGCGCCCGCCCGCAGCGCGGCCTCGACCTCGGCGTGGGGCACGAACTTGTCGACCACCAGGGCGACGTCCTGCGTGGCCACCGGGAACGTGGAGATGCCGGGCGCCTGCGGAGTGTCGTCGCCGACCGTCTCCAGGACGTCCAGGTCGAGCTCCATCGCGCAGGTCCGCGCGGGCAGCCCGAACGCCTTCACGACCCGCGGGTGCAGCTCACCGGCGTGACCGACGACGGTGTCGCCGACCAGGAGCTCGGCGCACCGGCCCGGGTGCCACGGCCCGTACTGCCCACCGCGGACGACCAGTTCGACCCCGGCCTCGCGAGCGACGACCCGTGCCGCCTCCACCGCGTCCGCCCAGTCGGCCGGACGGCCCTTGCCCCACCAGCCGGCCTGCTCGCGCGCACCGGCGAGCACCACGGCCACATGGCGAGGCTGCTCGGGCAGCGCGGCGTCCAGCTCGGCGATCTCCTCGTCGGTCGGCCGCCGGTCCACCGGCAGCACCGCGGCGGTCCGCTGCTCCTCGCGCGGCAGGAAGACCAGGCCGGTCTCGAACAGCGCCAGGTCGTGCGAGCCCCGGCCGTCGTTGCGCCGCAGCGCGCCGAACAGGCCCGGCAGCAGGGACGTACGGAGCGCGGGCTCCTCGTCGTTGAGCGGGTTGGTGAGCCTGACGACCCGGCGCTTCGGGTCGCCCGCGTCCAGCAGCAGCTGGTCGAAGACCTGCTCACCGACGAAGGGGTAGTTCGGCGCCTCGACGTACCCGGCCCCGGCCAGTGCCCGGCCCGCCCGGCGGTGCAGCCGCTGGCGGTGGGTCAGACCGCGCCCGGCCGGCGGCTTGGGCAGCGTGGAGGGCAGGTTCTCGTAGCCCTCCAGCCGGATGACCTCCTCGGCCAGGTCGTTGATCTCCTGGAGGTCGGGGCGCCAGGACGGCACGGTGACGATGAGCTCGTCCTGCCCGTACACGTCGCAGCCGACTTCCTGAAGACGCCGTACGACCGTCTCGCGGCCGTAGGAGACACCCGCGACCTTGTCGGGGTGGTCCGCCGGCATGCTGATGGTGTGCGGGGCCGACGGGGCGACGACCTCGGTGACACCGGCCTCGGCGGTGCCGCCCGCGAGCAGCACCAGCAGGTCGACCGTGCGCTGGGCGGCAGCGGCGGCGGCCTGCGGGTCGACCCCGCGCTCGAAGCGCCGGGACGCCTCGGAGGACAGCTTGTGGCGACGGGCCGTACGCGCGACGGAGACCGCGTCGAAGTGGGCGGCCTCGATGACGACGTCGGTGGTGCCTTCGCCCTCGGCGTGGTCGGCGATCTCGGTGTTGGCACCGCCCATCACACCGGCGAGGCCGATCGGGCCGCGCTCGTCCGTGATGACCAGGTCCTCGGCGTGCAGCTTGCGCTCGACGCCGTCGAGGGTCTTGATCTGCTCGCCCTCCTCGGCCCGGCGCACCCCGATGGTGCCCTGGACCAGGGAGCGGTCGTAGGCGTGCAGCGGCTGGCCGAGCTCCATCATCACGTAGTTGGTGACGTCGACGGCGAGCGAGATCGGGCGCATGCCGACCTTCTGGAGCCGGCGCTGGAGCCAGAGCGGGGAGCGGGCCTCGGGGCTCAGACCGGTGACGGTGCGCGCGGTGAAGCGGTCGCAGCCGAACGGGTCGGAGACCTGGACCGGGTAGCCGAAGGCGTTCGGGCCCGGCACGTCGAGCAGGGCGGGGTCGCGCAGCGGCAGGCCGTAGGCGATGGCGGCCTCGCGGGCCACACCGCGGATGGACAGGCAGTCGCCGCGGTTGGCGGTGACGGCGATGTCGAGGACCTCGTCGACCAGCTCCAGGAGCTCGATGGCGTCCTTGCCGACCTCGGTCTCCGGAGGCAGCACGATGATGCCGTGGCTGCCGTCGTCGCCCATGCCCAGCTCGTCGCCGGAGCAGATCATGCCGTGGGAGGTCTTGCCGTACGTCTTGCGCGCCGAGATCGAGAAGCCGCCGGGCAGGGTGGCTCCGGGGAGCACGACCACGACCTTGTCGCCGACGGCGAAGTTGCGGGCGCCGCAGACGATCTCCTGGGGCTCCCCGGTGCCGTTGGCCTGGCCGACGTCGACCGTGCAGAAGCGGATGGGCTTCTTGAAGCCCTCCAGCTCCTCGATGGTCAGCACCTGGCCGACGACCAGGGGGCCCTTGAGGTCGGCGCCGAGGTGCTCGACGGTCTCGACCTCGAGCCCTGCGGAAACGAGCTTGGCCTGGACGTCACGGCCGGTTTCGGTCGCCGGCAGGTCGACGTACTCCCGCAGCCAAGAAAGCGGGACCCGCATCAGATCTCCATCCCGAACGGCCGGGTGAACCGGACGTCACCCTCGACCATGTCTCGCATGTCCTCGACGTTGTGGCGGAACATCAGCATCCGCTCGATGCCGAACCCGAAGGCGAAGCCGCTGTACTTCTGCGGGTCGACGCCGCAGGCGGTCAGCACCTTGGGGTTGACCATCCCGCAGCCGCCCAGCTCGATCCAGCCCTCCGAGGAGCAGGTGCGGCAGGGGCGGTCGGGGTTGCCGACGGACTCGCCGCGGCAGACGTAGCACACCATGTCCATCTCGGCGGACGGCTCGGTGAAGGGGAAGAAGTTCGGGCGCAGCCGGGTCTTCATGCCCTCGCCGAACAGCGCCTGGACCATGTGGTCCATGGTGCCCTTGAGGTCGGCCATGGTGAGGCCCTCGTCGACGGCCAGCAGCTCCACCTGGCGGAAGACCGGGGTGTGCGTGGCGTCCAGCTCGTCGGTGCGGTAGACGACACCGGGGCAGATCACGTACACCGGCAGGTCCCGCGAGAGCAGCGAGCGGATCTGCACGGGCGAGGTGTGGGTGCGCAGCACGACACCGGACTCGGTGCCGCCCTGGGGGCCCTCGACGAAGAAGGTGTCCTGCTCGCCGCGGGCTGGGTGGTCCGGGCCGATGTTGAGCGCGTCGAAGTTGAACCACTCGGCCTCGACCTGCGGGCCCTCGGCGACCTCGTAGCCCATGGCCACGAAGACGTCCTCGATGCGCTCGGAGAGCGTGGTGAGCGGGTGGCGGGCGCCGGCCGGCACGCGGTCGTACGGCAGGGTGACGTCCACCGCCTCCTCGACCAGCACGCGCTGGTCGCGCTCGGCCTCCAGTTCGGCCTGCCGGCCGGCGAGGGCCTTGTTCACCGCGCCCCGGGCCTGGCCGACGAGCTTGCCGGCGGCGGCCTTGGCGTGCGGGGGCAGGGCGCCGATCTCGCGGTTGGCGAGGGCCAGCGGGGAGGTGCCCCCGGTGTGGGCGACCTTGGCCTCCTGGAGCGCTTCGAGGGAGTCCGCGGCGGCGAAGGCGGCGAGCGCCTCCTCCCGCATGCGCTCGATCTCTTCCGGTTTCAGGGCCTCGACCTCTACAGGGTCGTACGACTTGTTCGGTGCCGACATCTCTTCCCGTGCTTCCGATTGGCTGGCTGAAGGTCCCCGTCACCGACTCACTCAGAGGTCAGAGGGCCGTCCATGGGACACATGGGTGCCAAAGGCCGAGTCTAACGGGGTGGGGATGTACGGATGCGCCCGCGGGCACTCAGCTCAGATAGGCCGGAGCGCTCACGGGCAACGTAAATCGGAACTCGGCGCCGCCCTGGGGGCCGCGGCCGACCGTGATGGTGCCGCCGTGGGCTTCGACGATGCCCTTGACGATGTAGAGCCCGAGGCCGGTGCCACCGCGCTTGCTGCCCCGCCAGAAGCGGGTGAAGACGCGGTTCATGGACTCCTCCGGGATGCCGGGACCCTCGTCGCTCACCGTGACCGACGTGCCGGTGTCCTCCCCTTCGCGGGGGGACGCCGTGGGCGTGATGTCAATGGTGACGGTTCCCTCGCCGTGCCGCACCGCATTTTCGAGCAGGTTGCTGAGCACCTGGTCGATCTTGTCGGGGTCGGCCCAGAGCGCCGGGAGCGGCTGTTCGAGCCGGAGCAGGAAGCGGTCGGCGGCGAGTCCCGCGGCGACGTAGGCCTGGATGTGGCGTCCGACGGCGGCACCGATGTCGACGGGCTGGCGCCTGACCTCAAGGCGCCCGGAGTCGATGCGTGAGATGTCCAGCAGCTCGGCGATGAGCCGGGTGACCCGGTCGGCGTCCGCGTCGACGGTCTCCAGCATCAGCCGCTTCTGGTCGTCGGTGAACCTCTCCCACTTGGCGAGGAGGGTCGCGGTGAAGCCCTTGACGGAGGTGAGCGGGGAGCGCAGCTCGTGGGCGACGGTGGCGATCAGCTCGGCGTGGCTGCGCTCGGTGCGGCGGCGGGCCTCGGTGTCCCGGAGGGTGACGACGACCCGGTGGACGGGTCCGGTGGGCTCGGTGCGCACGTACTGCGCGGCCACCAGGACCTCACGGCCGCCCGGCAGCAGCAGGTTCCGCTCCGGCTGCCGCCTGCGGATCGCCAGACCGCCGTACGGGTCGGTCAGCTGCCACCAGCGCCGCCCCTCCAGGTCCTCCAACGGGAGGGCCTTCTCCAGGCGCTGTCCGAGGGCCTCCTCGGCGGGCAGGGCGGTGATCCGGGCCGCGGCGGCGTTGAAGCGGATCACGCGGCCCTGTGCGTCCGCGACGACGAGGCCGTCGGGCAGCTGGTCAGGGTCGAGGCCGAGCTCGGCGGGACCACCGGCGCAGGCCTCGGACACGCCCTGCGTGCTCCTCGTGCCGACACTCATCCCCGTACCCCACCTCTCAGGCGTCTGAGGGGCCCCGAGCTGGTCACCCTACTGGTTCTCGGTGACGGAGCGGCACCCTCCGAAGGCGCGCTGTGCACGGGCCGACGCATAGAGACATACGGCGGCGGCGGTGGCGAGGTTCAGGCTCTCGGCCTTCCCGTGGATCGGGACGCGCACCACGGCGTCCGCGAGTGCGCGGGTCTCCTCCGGGAGCCCCCACGCCTCGTTGCCGAACACCCAGGCGGTCGGGCCGCCCATGGTGCCCTTGTCGAGCTCGTCGTCCAGGTCGTCGGTACCGCCCCCGTCGGCGGCGAGGATGCGCACCCCCGCCCGCTTGAGCCCCGCGACGGCCTCTTCCACGGGCACACCGACGGCGACGGGCAGGTGGAACAGGGAGCCGACCGAGGCGCGTACGGCCTTGGGGTTGTAGAGGTCGACGGACGCGTCGGTCAGGACGACGGCCTCGGCACCGGCGGCGTCGGCGCAGCGCAGGACGGTGCCGGCGTTGCCGGGGTCCCGCACGTTGGCGAGCACGGCGACGAGCTTCGGCCGGGCGGCGAGGATCTCCTCGAAGGGGGTGTCCAGGAACCGGCAGACCCCGACGAGCCCCTGCGGGGTGACGGTCGTCGAGATGTCGGCGACGACGTCCTCGGAGGCGAGGTGCAGCCGGGCGCCCACGGCGCGCGCGTCCTCGATGATGTCGGCGTACCGCTCCGCCGCCTCCACGGTGGCGAACAGTTCCACCAGCCCGTGCCCCGCGGCCTCCCGCACGGCCTGCGGCCCCTCGGCCAGGAACAGTCGCTCCTTGCCCCGGAAGTTCCGCCGGGCGAGCCGCCGGGCGGCCGCGACGCGGGCGGAACGGGGGGAGATCAGCTCGGGGGCAGCACTCATCGGACTCACTTTCACCATCTGTTCAACGCAACGGACCCGCAGGCAATAACCCACGGGTCCGCTCAGTCACGTCGGCCTAGGCCCGGTGCGGCGTCAGGCCGCCTTGGGGGCGTTGACGTCGGCCGGCAGGGCCTTCTGCGCCACCTCGACCAGCGCGGCGAACGCGGTGGCGTCGTTGACGGCCAGCTCGGCCAGGATCTTGCGGTCGACCTCGATGTTCGCGGCCTTCAGACCCTGGATGAAGCGGTTGTACGTGATGCCGTTGGCGCGGGCAGCGGCGTTGATGCGCTGGATCCACAGCTGGCGGAAGTCACCCTTGCGCTTCTTGCGGTCGTTGTAGTTGTAGACCAGCGAGTGGGTGACCTGCTCCTTGGCCTTGCGGTACAGGCGCGAACGCTGACCGCGGTAGCCGGAGGCCGCCTCGAGGATCGCCCGGCGCTTCTTGTGGGCGTTGACTGCCCGCTTGACGCGTGCCACTTTTTAACTCCTTGTAGCGGGGCCGTGGTTGGACTCACACGGCCCGGTATCGATGGGGTCCCGGTCCAGACGTACGGCGCTCAGGCGGAGCGCCGCGTACGTCACTTGCCGAGAAGCTTCTTGATCTTCGCGGCGTCGCCCGGGGCCATCTCGGCGTTGCCGGTGAGGCGACGCGTCACACGGGACGACTTGTGCTCGAGCAGGTGGCGCTTGCCGGCGCGCTCGCGGAGCACCTTGCCGGAGCCGGTGATCTTGAAGCGCTTGCTGGCACCGCTGTGCGACTTGTTCTTCGGCATAGCGCCGTTCTCTCCTCGTCGGTGGCGCTCCGGTGCCCGGTCCTGAAACCGGGCACTGTGAGCGTCGCTCTTGTATCGGTTGTGTCCTGGGGACTCGCGTCCCCGGGGGTCACGCCTCGGCGGAAGCCTCTGCCGGGGCCTCGGCCTCGGACTCGGTCCCGGCCTCGTCGGACTCCGCGGCGTTCTGCGACTTGCCGGGGTTGGCCTTCGCGTCTGCCTTGCGGGCTTCCTGCGCCTGGCGGGCCTCGGCCATCGCCTCGGTCTTCTTCTTGTGCGGACCGAGAACCATGATCATGTTTCGGCCGTCCTGCTTCGGATTCGACTCCACGAAGCCGAGGTCCTGGACGTCCTCCGCGAGACGCTGCAGCAGTCGGTAGCCGAGTTCCGGCCGGGACTGCTCGCGACCACGGAACATGATCGTGATCTTGACCTTGTCGCCCTGCTTGAGGAACCGGACGACGTGACCCTTCTTGGTGTCATAGTCGTGCGGGTCGATCTTCGGCCGGAGCTTCATCTCCTTGATGACCGTGTGCGCCTGGTTCTTGCGCGCCTCACGGGCCTTCATGGCCGACTCGTACTTGAACTTCCCGTAGTCCATGAGCTTGCACACGGGCGGACGGGCGTTCGCCGCGACCTCGACCAGGTCCAGGTCGTACTCCTGCGCAAGCTCCAGTGCCTTGGCCAGCGGGACGATGCCCACCTGCTCGCCACTGGGACCGACAAGTCGCACCTCGGGAACGCGAATCCGGTCGTTGATGCGGGGCTCGGCGCTGATGGATCCTCCTCGGTTAGCACCACACGGCGGTCTGGCGGACAGCCGCGTATGTCTTTTCGTTAAGACCTAACCGCGCCGAAGCACAAAAAATGCCCCGGACGATCACAGACGGGGCTCCAAACACTGCCGGAGCACCGCCGCGATGACGCGGGGCGCGCTTTCGGGCGACTCCATCGTCCGTACGGAACGATGGTGGCCGCCTGACCGGGGTGACCCGCCGTCCCAGGGGGCGGTCGGGTGGGAGATCGGAGCCTCCACTTGTGGGCCGGTCACAATGTCACACATGCGTGTCCGGCCGGTCGTCACACAAGGTTAGCAGCATCGAGGGGGTGGTGCGAACCGGCGGGCACCGGGCCCTATCGTGTGGGGCATGAGTGACACCCCTCCCCCGTCCGCCGGCGCCCCCGGCTCGCCCGACTTCGACGAGATGACCCGCGACATCGCCGAGGTCCCCGCCGTCGAGGTGATCGTGACGGTCGCGGTCAACCTGATGAGCGCCGCCGCCGTGAAGCTCGGTCTGACCGAGGAGGGGGACAAGTACAAGGACCTGGACGAGGCCCGCAAGCTGATCCACGCCCTCGCCGGTCTGCTCGACGGGAGCGCGACGGAGATCAGCTCCTTCCACGCGGCCCCGCTCCGGGACGGCCTGAAGTCCCTCCAGCTGGCCTTCCGCGAGGCGTCCCTGGTCCCGGACGAGCCGGGCCAGGGCCCCGGTGAGAAGTACACCGGGCCGGTCTACGGCTAGTTCACCCCCGTACGTACAAGGGCTCGCCAGGGGGCGTGGCCCCGGCTGGCAGGACTGCCAGGTCGAGGCCGCGCACCAGGCGAGCCCTCAGTGTCTCGTCGGCGGCCAGGCGCTCGGCGACCGCCCGCGCGGCCTCCGCGGGCGTCGCGGACGGCTCCAGTACGAGAGCCAGCGTGCCGTCGGCCTGTCCGGGCCCCAGGTGGGCGCGGAGAACCCCGGGCTCGGCGGCCACGGCCTCCCGCACGGCCCCGATCACGGCCGGGTCGGTCAGCGGGTCGGCACTCACCCGGCCCTCGGCGAGGGCCAGCAGCGCCTGGCCGGTCAGCTCGAAGGGCACCGGACCCGCCAGGTCCAGTACGACCGTGTCGGCCTTCTCGTGCGCGGCGGCCTGGAGCGCCTGGTGCAGGGGTACGGCGACGGGGCGGGCCGCGGGGTCCCAGCGGGCCAGCGAGTCGGTGGAGGTGAAGGCCGGCAGGGCGGTGCGGGATCCGGCCTTCAGCGTCGGCACGGCCATGTCGCTGGTCTTCTCGCGGCGCAGCCCGTTCTCGTCCTCCTCGACCTCGCCGAGCACGGCCACCACGGGGACGAGCAGCCGGGCGCCCTTGAGGGCCGCGAGGACGGGGCCGACGGCGGCACGGTCCTCGGCCCAGGCCGCGAGCGCCGCGCTCAGCCCGGGATCGGCGGAGCCGTCGTCGTCGGAGAAGCCGGGGTCGGGAATGTTCTTGTTCGCCACGGTCACCGACCCTATCGGGGGCTTGCTGCTGCGGTTGTGCGGGCCCGGAAACCCGCCCGTGACGGCTTTCACGGGTTTCTCAGAGTTCGCTGACACAGCTCTAACCTCCGGCTAACGGCCCGCACAGTCGGCGGCCCGAGCATCGGCGCCATGGAGTCCTCCAGAGCCGCCGGGCGCCGTGCCCGCAGGTCCCCTCGACGGCCGTTGCTGTACACCGCGCTCGCCGCCTTCGCCGTCGTCGGCGCCACGGCCGGCGGGACCGTGTACGTGAAGGCGCAGGCGCACACCGGCGGGAGCGCCGTATCGTCGGCGGCGACGCCGTCGGTCTCGTCCTCGCCGGCGACCACGACTCAGGAGGCGGCCGTGGCGGAGCCGGTGGTGGACTACGACGAGCGGCTGGCCGACGCCATGGGGTCGGTGGAGGTGACGGGCGAGCAGCAGGTCTCGGTGGCGGTGCTCGACCCGGAGTCGGGCGACAGCGCGGTCCACGGCGAGGGCGCCTTCGACACCGCGAGCATCGTGAAGGTCGACATCCTGGCGGCGCTGCTGCTCCGGCACCAGCAGGCGGGGACGCGGCTGAGCGCGCAGGAGAAGGCCTACGCCACGACGATGATCGAGAACAGCGACAACACCGCGGCGTCCGCGCTGTGGGACGCCATCGGCAGGGCCTCGGGGCTGGACGCGGCCAACGAGCGGTTCGGGCTGACCGGCACCGAGGGCGGCGACGGGGCACTGTGGGGGCTGACCCGGACCACGGCCGCCGACCAGCTGACCCTGCTCCAGCAGGTGTTCGGGGACGACTCGGAGCTGAGCGAGTCCTCGCGCGCCTACCTCCGGGGCCTGATGGGGCGGATCGCGGCCGATCAGCGGTGGGGGGTCTCGGCCGCGGCCGACGGGTCCGGCTGGGCGCTGAAGAACGGGTGGCTGCCGCGCAGCACGACCGGGCTGTGGGACGTCAACAGCATCGGGCGGGTGACGGTGGACGGGCACGCGTACCTGGTGGCCGTACTGTCGAACGGCAACTCCACGCAGGCGGAGGGCATTTCACTGGTGGAGGCGGCGGCGAAGGCGGCGGTGTCCGTGTTCACGGGTGCGGAGCCGGCGGTGGAGGACGCGTCGGCGTCGGCGAACGCCACGGCGGCCCGCTGAGACCTCGGTCCCGCCTCAGAAGCCTTCGTAGGACCCGGACCCGCGCGGGCCCCGGCGGCCGCGCCACAGGACCACCGCGGCGACCAGCAGGGCCACCCCCAGGCCGCCCGCCAGCGGGGCCGCCCAACTGGCCGTGTCGTCCTGCGACTCGGCGGTGTCCGG
This genomic window contains:
- a CDS encoding ATP-binding protein: MSVGTRSTQGVSEACAGGPAELGLDPDQLPDGLVVADAQGRVIRFNAAAARITALPAEEALGQRLEKALPLEDLEGRRWWQLTDPYGGLAIRRRQPERNLLLPGGREVLVAAQYVRTEPTGPVHRVVVTLRDTEARRRTERSHAELIATVAHELRSPLTSVKGFTATLLAKWERFTDDQKRLMLETVDADADRVTRLIAELLDISRIDSGRLEVRRQPVDIGAAVGRHIQAYVAAGLAADRFLLRLEQPLPALWADPDKIDQVLSNLLENAVRHGEGTVTIDITPTASPREGEDTGTSVTVSDEGPGIPEESMNRVFTRFWRGSKRGGTGLGLYIVKGIVEAHGGTITVGRGPQGGAEFRFTLPVSAPAYLS
- a CDS encoding serine hydrolase — translated: MESSRAAGRRARRSPRRPLLYTALAAFAVVGATAGGTVYVKAQAHTGGSAVSSAATPSVSSSPATTTQEAAVAEPVVDYDERLADAMGSVEVTGEQQVSVAVLDPESGDSAVHGEGAFDTASIVKVDILAALLLRHQQAGTRLSAQEKAYATTMIENSDNTAASALWDAIGRASGLDAANERFGLTGTEGGDGALWGLTRTTAADQLTLLQQVFGDDSELSESSRAYLRGLMGRIAADQRWGVSAAADGSGWALKNGWLPRSTTGLWDVNSIGRVTVDGHAYLVAVLSNGNSTQAEGISLVEAAAKAAVSVFTGAEPAVEDASASANATAAR
- the rplT gene encoding 50S ribosomal protein L20, translated to MARVKRAVNAHKKRRAILEAASGYRGQRSRLYRKAKEQVTHSLVYNYNDRKKRKGDFRQLWIQRINAAARANGITYNRFIQGLKAANIEVDRKILAELAVNDATAFAALVEVAQKALPADVNAPKAA
- the pheS gene encoding phenylalanine--tRNA ligase subunit alpha; protein product: MSAPNKSYDPVEVEALKPEEIERMREEALAAFAAADSLEALQEAKVAHTGGTSPLALANREIGALPPHAKAAAGKLVGQARGAVNKALAGRQAELEAERDQRVLVEEAVDVTLPYDRVPAGARHPLTTLSERIEDVFVAMGYEVAEGPQVEAEWFNFDALNIGPDHPARGEQDTFFVEGPQGGTESGVVLRTHTSPVQIRSLLSRDLPVYVICPGVVYRTDELDATHTPVFRQVELLAVDEGLTMADLKGTMDHMVQALFGEGMKTRLRPNFFPFTEPSAEMDMVCYVCRGESVGNPDRPCRTCSSEGWIELGGCGMVNPKVLTACGVDPQKYSGFAFGFGIERMLMFRHNVEDMRDMVEGDVRFTRPFGMEI
- a CDS encoding RNA methyltransferase; the encoded protein is MSAAPELISPRSARVAAARRLARRNFRGKERLFLAEGPQAVREAAGHGLVELFATVEAAERYADIIEDARAVGARLHLASEDVVADISTTVTPQGLVGVCRFLDTPFEEILAARPKLVAVLANVRDPGNAGTVLRCADAAGAEAVVLTDASVDLYNPKAVRASVGSLFHLPVAVGVPVEEAVAGLKRAGVRILAADGGGTDDLDDELDKGTMGGPTAWVFGNEAWGLPEETRALADAVVRVPIHGKAESLNLATAAAVCLYASARAQRAFGGCRSVTENQ
- a CDS encoding PP2C family protein-serine/threonine phosphatase, translating into MCFKAAVPRRGSLRRVLSMGLPTMWGAVAITYKLTCPLAQQNGMGARAVTSAVFFAVGTGLILHVRRTLLRELRQARQVAGAAQSVLLRPLPPHIDGLTVAAAQMSADRGATIGGDLYEAVATEHGVRVVMGDVRGHGLAAIGTAAAVLGSFREAVHDEPDLQGVLRRLDRALARHLRERAERDGTVAEEFVTVLLLEIGQDGELCALNCGHPWPYLLSGSVVEPLSRADPMPPLGPFPLPADLAGLRCGHLLPGESLVLHTDGAEDARDAHGRFFSLPEALREAVHGTPQVVLGAVLTALLNHTGATPTDDVALLVLQNTRQRGRGSGARGTARPAATHPQPTTHLT
- a CDS encoding DUF1844 domain-containing protein, yielding MSDTPPPSAGAPGSPDFDEMTRDIAEVPAVEVIVTVAVNLMSAAAVKLGLTEEGDKYKDLDEARKLIHALAGLLDGSATEISSFHAAPLRDGLKSLQLAFREASLVPDEPGQGPGEKYTGPVYG
- the pheT gene encoding phenylalanine--tRNA ligase subunit beta, with translation MRVPLSWLREYVDLPATETGRDVQAKLVSAGLEVETVEHLGADLKGPLVVGQVLTIEELEGFKKPIRFCTVDVGQANGTGEPQEIVCGARNFAVGDKVVVVLPGATLPGGFSISARKTYGKTSHGMICSGDELGMGDDGSHGIIVLPPETEVGKDAIELLELVDEVLDIAVTANRGDCLSIRGVAREAAIAYGLPLRDPALLDVPGPNAFGYPVQVSDPFGCDRFTARTVTGLSPEARSPLWLQRRLQKVGMRPISLAVDVTNYVMMELGQPLHAYDRSLVQGTIGVRRAEEGEQIKTLDGVERKLHAEDLVITDERGPIGLAGVMGGANTEIADHAEGEGTTDVVIEAAHFDAVSVARTARRHKLSSEASRRFERGVDPQAAAAAAQRTVDLLVLLAGGTAEAGVTEVVAPSAPHTISMPADHPDKVAGVSYGRETVVRRLQEVGCDVYGQDELIVTVPSWRPDLQEINDLAEEVIRLEGYENLPSTLPKPPAGRGLTHRQRLHRRAGRALAGAGYVEAPNYPFVGEQVFDQLLLDAGDPKRRVVRLTNPLNDEEPALRTSLLPGLFGALRRNDGRGSHDLALFETGLVFLPREEQRTAAVLPVDRRPTDEEIAELDAALPEQPRHVAVVLAGAREQAGWWGKGRPADWADAVEAARVVAREAGVELVVRGGQYGPWHPGRCAELLVGDTVVGHAGELHPRVVKAFGLPARTCAMELDLDVLETVGDDTPQAPGISTFPVATQDVALVVDKFVPHAEVEAALRAGAGELLEGIRLFDVYENEEQLGDGKKSLAYALRFRAGDRTLTVDEASAARDAAVALAGERTGAVLRA
- a CDS encoding SseB family protein — translated: MANKNIPDPGFSDDDGSADPGLSAALAAWAEDRAAVGPVLAALKGARLLVPVVAVLGEVEEDENGLRREKTSDMAVPTLKAGSRTALPAFTSTDSLARWDPAARPVAVPLHQALQAAAHEKADTVVLDLAGPVPFELTGQALLALAEGRVSADPLTDPAVIGAVREAVAAEPGVLRAHLGPGQADGTLALVLEPSATPAEAARAVAERLAADETLRARLVRGLDLAVLPAGATPPGEPLYVRG
- the infC gene encoding translation initiation factor IF-3, which produces MSAEPRINDRIRVPEVRLVGPSGEQVGIVPLAKALELAQEYDLDLVEVAANARPPVCKLMDYGKFKYESAMKAREARKNQAHTVIKEMKLRPKIDPHDYDTKKGHVVRFLKQGDKVKITIMFRGREQSRPELGYRLLQRLAEDVQDLGFVESNPKQDGRNMIMVLGPHKKKTEAMAEARQAQEARKADAKANPGKSQNAAESDEAGTESEAEAPAEASAEA
- the rpmI gene encoding 50S ribosomal protein L35 — protein: MPKNKSHSGASKRFKITGSGKVLRERAGKRHLLEHKSSRVTRRLTGNAEMAPGDAAKIKKLLGK